One Rhodospirillales bacterium genomic window carries:
- a CDS encoding carbon-nitrogen hydrolase family protein, protein MCPAEARISAACIQVNAGDDFSANMFAACTFAREAKDRGAEWITFPENVASMAPDGKGVRDAASIEANHEALKLFRALAVELDVWLLVGSLAVTPDHGEDDRIANRSFLLDNQGDTVASYDKIHMFDATLDGGESYRESSTYLPGARAVIGKTPFGNIGLSICYDLRFPYLYRALAHAGADIITVPSAFTLATGGAHWHTLLRARAIETGSFVIAPAQCGSHPRGRKTYGHSLIIDPWGKIIAEGDDAPGIVMAEIDLSLVARARAQIPSLDHDRDFTGPE, encoded by the coding sequence ATGTGCCCGGCTGAGGCGCGCATTTCAGCGGCCTGTATTCAGGTTAATGCGGGCGATGATTTTTCCGCCAATATGTTTGCCGCCTGCACCTTTGCTCGCGAAGCAAAAGACAGGGGTGCCGAATGGATTACCTTCCCTGAAAATGTTGCCTCCATGGCCCCGGATGGCAAAGGCGTTCGCGATGCAGCCTCGATTGAGGCAAACCACGAAGCCCTGAAGCTTTTTCGCGCTCTGGCGGTTGAACTGGATGTCTGGTTGTTGGTGGGGTCGTTGGCTGTAACACCAGATCATGGTGAAGACGACAGGATCGCCAACCGGTCTTTCCTTTTGGACAATCAGGGCGACACTGTCGCGTCCTATGACAAAATCCACATGTTCGATGCCACTCTTGATGGCGGGGAAAGCTACCGGGAATCGTCAACCTATTTGCCGGGGGCGCGCGCAGTCATTGGCAAAACACCCTTTGGCAACATTGGGCTTTCCATCTGTTATGACCTGCGGTTTCCCTATCTTTATCGTGCTTTGGCCCATGCGGGCGCTGATATCATTACCGTCCCATCGGCATTTACGCTGGCCACCGGGGGGGCCCATTGGCACACGTTGTTGCGGGCGCGCGCCATTGAAACCGGAAGCTTTGTGATCGCCCCCGCCCAATGCGGTAGCCATCCCCGTGGGCGCAAAACCTATGGCCATTCCCTGATCATTGATCCTTGGGGAAAAATCATTGCAGAAGGCGATGATGCGCCCGGTATTGTCATGGCTGAGATTGATCTGTCACTGGTGGCCCGCGCACGCGCGCAAATCCCGTCCCTTGATCATGACCGTGATTTTACAGGACCAGAATGA
- the grxC gene encoding glutaredoxin 3: MVKIEMYYSDWCGFCHRARNLLESKGVAWTGYDVNSEAGRRQEMMARGGGNTVPQIFLDDAPVGGSDEIAALDREGRLDGMLGIESTESESNVPG, from the coding sequence ATGGTTAAGATCGAAATGTATTATTCAGACTGGTGTGGCTTTTGCCACCGCGCCCGCAATTTGCTGGAATCAAAAGGCGTGGCGTGGACCGGCTATGACGTTAATTCAGAAGCCGGCAGGCGTCAGGAAATGATGGCCAGAGGCGGCGGCAATACCGTGCCCCAAATCTTTCTCGATGATGCCCCCGTAGGCGGCAGTGATGAAATCGCCGCGTTGGATCGCGAAGGCCGCCTTGACGGGATGCTGGGCATTGAGAGCACAGAGAGCGAAAGCAATGTGCCCGGCTGA
- a CDS encoding ComF family protein has product MGRAWRAGLDLLLPRLCLGCSVVVDAGTSAGNGALCGACWAKMSFVSPPYCGRCGYPFELGMDDGDTLGTATLCGVCVRAAPAWGRARSVFRYDDASRPLILGFKHGDKIHGAPAYGAWLARAGGALVDEADLIVPVPLHRNRLFMRRYNQAALLALALGRVANTPVIPDLLRRIRSTPSQGRLNRARRKANVRGAFAINPRFKDVLKGKRVLLVDDVLTTGATAEATTRTLWRAGAAMVDVLTLARVVRES; this is encoded by the coding sequence TTGGGCCGGGCATGGCGCGCGGGCCTTGATCTTTTATTGCCAAGATTATGCCTGGGCTGTTCCGTGGTCGTCGATGCTGGAACCAGTGCAGGCAATGGCGCGCTGTGTGGGGCGTGTTGGGCGAAGATGTCCTTTGTCTCTCCCCCTTATTGTGGACGCTGTGGGTATCCGTTTGAATTGGGGATGGATGATGGCGACACGTTGGGAACGGCCACGCTGTGTGGGGTATGTGTTCGTGCGGCCCCGGCGTGGGGAAGGGCGCGTTCTGTGTTTCGCTATGATGATGCCAGCCGGCCTTTGATTTTGGGGTTTAAACATGGTGACAAAATTCACGGTGCCCCGGCTTACGGCGCGTGGCTGGCCCGTGCGGGCGGCGCGTTGGTGGATGAGGCAGATTTGATCGTGCCTGTTCCGCTCCATCGCAATCGTTTGTTTATGCGCCGATACAATCAGGCGGCATTGCTGGCATTGGCCCTTGGTCGGGTGGCGAATACGCCGGTAATCCCCGATCTTTTGCGCCGAATTCGATCAACGCCGTCTCAGGGGCGGCTGAACCGGGCCCGGCGCAAAGCCAATGTCCGCGGTGCATTTGCCATCAATCCCCGGTTTAAGGATGTGCTAAAGGGAAAGCGGGTGTTGCTGGTGGATGATGTTTTGACCACCGGGGCCACCGCAGAGGCGACAACGCGCACCTTGTGGCGCGCAGGGGCAGCCATGGTGGATGTCCTGACGCTGGCCCGGGTGGTCCGGGAAAGCTAG
- a CDS encoding methyltransferase domain-containing protein: MDHPDTNPAPFNRQTVRTHRDRAAADFDQADFLFRESGNRLLDRLIDVKRNFTTALDLGCHTGTLAKALTAHPGIEHVVQCDLSTKMAHGAKSQNAQMTLVCDEETLAFKDQSFDLVTSNLSLHWVNDLPGSLTQIRQILKPDGLFLASFLGGNTLCELRHAFMSAELEIEAGASPRISPFADVRDGGDLLSRAGFKLPVADVDTITVNFETPFHLMHDLRAMGETNAVALGRKAFSRRQTMMEAIKRYPTAPGSGRIDASFQIIWLAAWAPGPNQPQPLKPGSATTHLGDHLGASSGDS; encoded by the coding sequence ATGGATCATCCAGACACCAACCCGGCGCCCTTTAATCGCCAAACTGTGCGCACCCATCGCGACCGGGCAGCGGCCGATTTTGATCAGGCCGATTTTTTGTTCCGGGAATCTGGCAACCGATTGTTGGATCGCCTGATTGATGTAAAACGGAATTTCACCACCGCACTTGATCTTGGCTGTCATACCGGCACGCTGGCAAAGGCGTTGACCGCGCACCCCGGCATTGAACACGTGGTACAATGCGATCTTTCAACCAAAATGGCCCATGGGGCAAAATCACAAAACGCGCAAATGACCCTTGTGTGTGATGAAGAGACCCTGGCATTCAAGGATCAAAGTTTTGATCTGGTCACCAGCAATCTATCGCTGCACTGGGTCAATGATCTGCCGGGTAGCCTGACCCAGATACGCCAAATTTTAAAACCAGATGGCTTGTTTCTGGCATCATTTTTAGGGGGCAATACGCTGTGTGAATTGCGCCACGCCTTTATGTCAGCAGAGCTGGAAATTGAAGCCGGGGCCAGCCCGCGCATTTCACCCTTTGCCGATGTTCGCGATGGGGGTGATCTGTTATCGCGTGCAGGATTCAAACTGCCCGTGGCCGATGTGGACACCATCACGGTCAATTTCGAAACCCCGTTTCACCTGATGCACGATCTACGCGCCATGGGGGAAACCAATGCGGTCGCCTTGGGCCGCAAAGCATTTTCCCGCCGCCAAACCATGATGGAAGCCATCAAACGCTATCCCACCGCCCCAGGATCGGGCCGTATTGATGCCAGTTTCCAGATTATCTGGCTGGCGGCATGGGCACCGGGGCCAAACCAGCCCCAACCCCTGAAACCCGGCAGTGCCACGACCCATCTTGGGGATCATCTGGGGGCATCCTCCGGCGATTCCTAG
- a CDS encoding cytochrome c, giving the protein MRQLFIACVLISFCAMTTPVYAAGDVRQGKQIAARWCSSCHLVGSARRSADGAPPFAALANNPAKTARYLKAWISNPHPPMPNFNLPRQTIDDLVAYIRSLKKMP; this is encoded by the coding sequence ATGAGACAGTTATTTATTGCTTGTGTGTTGATTTCTTTTTGCGCCATGACCACGCCGGTGTATGCCGCCGGTGATGTCAGGCAGGGCAAACAGATTGCTGCGCGCTGGTGTTCATCGTGTCATCTGGTTGGAAGCGCCAGGCGCAGTGCCGATGGGGCGCCGCCCTTTGCTGCCCTTGCCAATAATCCGGCCAAGACAGCACGCTATTTAAAGGCCTGGATTTCCAATCCGCATCCGCCGATGCCGAATTTCAATCTACCCCGCCAGACCATTGACGATCTGGTTGCCTATATTCGATCCCTGAAAAAAATGCCTTAA
- a CDS encoding (deoxy)nucleoside triphosphate pyrophosphohydrolase, producing the protein MGIFQSMPITDPDKPIVLVAAAALIDVDGRVLVAQRPEGKTMAGLWEFPGGKVDDGETPEAALVRELGEELGITVCETCLSPLTFASHGYADFHLLMPLYQCRVWEGIPKPMEGQEIRWHHPNALARLAMPPADVPLVQMLMDII; encoded by the coding sequence ATGGGTATATTTCAATCAATGCCGATTACCGATCCTGATAAACCCATTGTGCTTGTCGCTGCGGCTGCGTTAATCGACGTTGATGGCCGGGTGTTGGTGGCCCAAAGGCCTGAGGGTAAAACCATGGCGGGGCTGTGGGAATTTCCCGGCGGCAAAGTCGATGATGGTGAAACCCCCGAAGCCGCCCTGGTGCGCGAATTAGGCGAAGAACTGGGCATCACGGTGTGTGAAACCTGCCTCAGCCCGCTTACCTTTGCGTCCCATGGGTATGCAGATTTTCATCTGTTGATGCCGTTGTATCAGTGCCGGGTTTGGGAAGGCATCCCAAAGCCTATGGAAGGTCAGGAAATTCGTTGGCACCATCCCAATGCACTTGCCCGCCTTGCCATGCCGCCGGCCGATGTGCCGCTGGTCCAGATGCTGATGGATATCATTTAA
- the argJ gene encoding bifunctional glutamate N-acetyltransferase/amino-acid acetyltransferase ArgJ — protein MSKISPLAPKRFPKLAAIEGVSLASSACGIKASMRSDLMVAVLAPGSKVAGVFTKSLTAGPTVRWCRDALSGGAIRAIVVNSGNANVFTGKAGARDVSATAAMTAQVLGAKPSDIMVSATGVIGERLPIAKITRALPGLIGDVAASSRADIWKKAAEAISTTDTYPKGASTQAKIGGKVVNLSGIAKGSGMIAPNMATMLAYVFTDAKLPAPVLQSLLRDAAERSFNAITVDSDTSTSDTVLLVATGAGAAHKPITKASDPALRDFKRKLDEVMLDLAHQIIRDGEGATKFITIDVTGAASNRAAKVIAMSIANSPLVKTAFAAGDANWGRIVMAVGKAGEKINADKLAIRVGGIKITENGAARKGYKEAPVARHMKGKNIDVSVNVGAKPVKQSGTARVWTCDLTHGYISINADYRS, from the coding sequence ATGTCTAAAATTTCACCCCTAGCGCCAAAGCGGTTCCCGAAACTGGCTGCCATTGAAGGTGTCAGCCTTGCGTCGAGCGCGTGTGGCATAAAGGCCAGCATGCGTTCCGATTTGATGGTGGCGGTTTTGGCCCCCGGATCAAAGGTTGCCGGCGTGTTTACAAAATCTCTGACCGCCGGGCCAACCGTGCGCTGGTGTCGGGATGCCCTATCGGGCGGTGCCATTCGTGCCATCGTTGTCAATTCCGGAAATGCCAATGTGTTTACAGGCAAGGCCGGTGCCAGAGATGTGTCCGCCACTGCCGCCATGACGGCACAGGTATTGGGTGCCAAACCCAGTGACATTATGGTGTCTGCCACCGGTGTCATCGGGGAACGCTTGCCCATTGCCAAAATTACGCGCGCCCTTCCGGGGTTGATCGGGGATGTGGCCGCTTCATCACGGGCGGACATCTGGAAAAAAGCGGCTGAGGCCATTTCCACCACGGACACCTATCCAAAGGGTGCCAGCACACAGGCAAAAATTGGCGGCAAGGTTGTTAATCTTTCTGGCATTGCCAAGGGATCGGGCATGATTGCCCCCAATATGGCGACCATGTTGGCCTATGTGTTTACCGACGCCAAATTGCCAGCACCCGTTTTACAAAGCCTTTTACGCGATGCGGCTGAGCGGTCGTTCAATGCCATTACCGTGGACAGCGACACCTCCACCAGCGATACGGTGCTGCTGGTCGCAACCGGAGCAGGGGCAGCCCATAAGCCCATTACAAAAGCCAGCGATCCGGCCCTTCGCGATTTCAAGCGCAAGCTGGATGAAGTGATGCTTGATCTTGCGCACCAAATTATTCGTGACGGCGAAGGGGCAACCAAATTTATCACTATTGATGTCACTGGGGCTGCCAGCAATAGGGCAGCGAAAGTCATTGCCATGTCCATTGCCAATTCGCCTCTGGTGAAGACGGCCTTTGCCGCAGGGGATGCCAATTGGGGGCGGATTGTCATGGCGGTCGGCAAGGCCGGGGAAAAGATCAATGCCGATAAATTGGCCATTCGGGTTGGTGGAATAAAAATCACCGAAAATGGGGCTGCGCGCAAAGGCTATAAAGAGGCCCCCGTTGCCCGGCATATGAAGGGCAAAAACATTGATGTCTCCGTCAATGTGGGCGCCAAACCGGTCAAACAAAGTGGGACGGCCCGGGTGTGGACCTGTGATCTGACCCATGGGTATATTTCAATCAATGCCGATTACCGATCCTGA